Genomic segment of Oncorhynchus keta strain PuntledgeMale-10-30-2019 chromosome 5, Oket_V2, whole genome shotgun sequence:
TGCATAACCGTCCAATGACATTCACCTCAACCTGTGTGCCCCACAATGTGAGGACTTCCTACAGAGTCATCTCACCTCTTTCTGCCTCTTGATGATATGAGAGAGCTCTGTGTAGGGGATCCTGGGATTTAGCTCACACTCCATGAGGGTAGCCCCCTCGTAGTCCTTGATGTAACCAAGGTAACGACTCTTAGTCACTTTGATGTCTTTGGAAAAACCCTGCAAtggcaaagagagacagaggagagaggtcaaaggagaggtgaggaagagagggaggtacaTGTTATCATCCTATACCATACCTGCTTCTTGAAGTAGCCAATGGCGTACTCATCAGCGTAGGTGAGGAAGTACAGGATGCTGTGCTTGATGTGGTACTCCTTTAGGTGGTTCATCAGGTGAGTACCGTAGCCCTGAAACCACAATGGAAAACAATCAGGGGGAAATGTTGGGCTCTTAGTCCAACATACATTCAAACTCTGACAGATATCGTAAGTACAATAACAAGCCATTAAGTCTAACTTACCCAGATGATTGATTTCAGTATTTTTGCTGTTGTATGTAAAGGAGAGGCGCGTCCATACCTTGACTTGCTCGTTGGATGTGACGGCACAGAAGACGATCTCAGTGAAGCCCTGGGTGGGGAACATCCTAAAACATATCCCCCCAATGACACGGCCATCTTTGATTAGGGCCAGCGTCTTGTGCTTCCTGGACAGAGAACGGTCCAAGGGAGTGGAGAGAAAGGGTCACAAAAAGTTCATTTCAAGAGGCTTCACTGAAGACGGGGTACAGGTGAGAGAAACCGTTCAAATGTCTACGTACGGGTCAAACACTAGGCGTGTGATGTACTCTTTGGGCATGCGAGGCAGCTGGTGGGAGAAGACGTTCTGCAAGCCCACCAGCCACATCAGAATCTTCTTGTTGGACTTCTGGGAAAGAGAGTTCCCTATGACATGGAACTCTATGATGCCCCGCCTCTCCTCTAACCGGGCTGTCTCATCACGAGCAGCATTGGCAGACAGCAGACTCGTCTAGCAGAGAATGACAGTGATTATCAACGCAGGTAATTATTATATTCATTCTAACAAACATCCAGTTTCCATATTTAGATGTTAAGACTAGATAAAACATATCTGCAGTCAACATAAATATACATGTTGCACTGGCGAATGGACATTAAATGAGGCGTCTCAGTCTTGGGAAGCGCTCACCTCTGGGCCCAACATGGCAGCCGGGTCAGTGATGGTCATCATCACCTCGTTGACCAACTCCATCGGGATGTCTCCCATCACTCTGATCCTCTTAGCATCCTCCAGGGTCAGAACTTCTGGAagcttcctcttctctcctgaggGGAGACAGTACAACACATGACTATAACCACCATTCATTTAGatgctgtttgtgtgtctgaGGCTATCCTACAGAGGCATGGGAAATAAAAGCTCCCACATAGACAGATAAGACATAAAAACAAACGTCAGCTATTACCTCACACCCAGTACAAAGCAAAAGTTAGCTTGGCGGGGCTGCCAGAGTTACTGACCTGTTATGGGCTCGGCCACGCCAGCGTCCAGCCCCAGACTGCCTAGCGAAGAGCCACTGTTCATGCCCTTAGAGAAGGAGGGCGAGCCCGACACTGCAGCAGGGCTGATCACTGCCAGGATCAGAAACACACAGGACAATGACCGAAACCAGACAGAATTATTGAAAATGGAGATCAGGAAATCATACATTACATGTTATACAACCTATAAGTGCCTTTATGGATCTTATGAGAACCACTTATTTAGTTGTAACATAAGTGCCCCTCACCTAACTGGTGACCCAGCTGCCCCCCCTCGGAGGCAGGCATGGTGAAGTCAGCCTCCCAGATGGGAGAGTTTTCCCCATAGATCTCCTCCTCTAGCATAGACAGAAACCTGGGACACAAACCCTTTGTTACAAGCCACGGATACACAGCGTCCATCTCACTCCCTCCAGAATACTGGTTTGATTGTAACTTGAGGGAGAAACACAATAAGAATCAACTTTGATTCCGAGCGGATTACTACGGATTGGTTGCACACCACGTACTTGGGAAAGTGTGTGAGGATGAGTGTGCGTTTCTCTGGGAGGAGCTTGTCCTTCTCCACTCTGAACTTCTCCAGGAGCTGGCGGCGCGTCACGGTGAAGATTGACTTGAGCAGACTGCGGCCAAACACCTGGGTGGTCTCATAGCGCGGCAGGCTGTCGTTACTCTGGGGGACATGGCAGTAGCATAACCACCTGGGAAACAAGACACAGATTAGATTACAGTAGTTGTGAGTCACTATTGATGGGAACAAAATGAGCATACTGCAGTGAGACCTCCACatgaacagaaaataaaccagATGCAATACAACAATAACAAAAAAGCAAGATGCAATACGCTGGAATTAAAACAATTCACAACACATTgctcacaccctcacacacaccctcacacacactcatacacacacacacctggtgtaGTCCACTTTGTAGGCTGTGCCATCATCCTTCTGGGACCGCTGACGGAACTGTGTGGGAGTCTCCAGCTTCCAGTAGTTGAGACACAGGAGGAACATCTTGGAGAGCTCAAACatcgtctgcctctctctgggtGCCAGGTGGCTGAATTTGTACTGAACAAAGTTCAACACTCCCTGaggaacaaaataaaacaaacgTGTACAAAAAGTACTTTAGCGTTGGGGAAGAAGGAAAGAACAGCTTGTGAAACAGGTAGGAAGGAGACTGTTACGACCTGCTCAATGTTGGGTTTCTGAAAGGGGGGACTCCCCAATGATCCCTCCACTATCGGCTGACTCATCTGCAAGATGCATTTTCTCAGCAGCTGGGGGGATAGAGACCAACGGAGAGAGAGGGTCAATATGTGCTAAGCCAGAAAAGTAGAGGTTATGGCCATCAACACTTGTCTGTCTGGTTAGACTGGAGGGAAGTGATTTCATACCTTGAAGAGGTAGAAGTAAACCTGCTTGGTGTCCGTGTCCTCCTCCTTGTGCACAGACATAAAGAGGTTCTCCACATCCACCACCATGCCCAGCAGCCTGTTGATCTCCTCCTCTGACACGTTCTCCAGGTGGGACACATGGGCCGCTGCACAGGAGGGGTTCAATAACAGATCAGCCTCTTAAAGTgtcaatcagcagttgaaacaatgaGAAAGGATCCCCCCCGCCACTGTTTCAGTAAAAAGTTGAggaatggggctggagaaatgtaactactctcAAATGTATAGACAGAGCTACGGATGCAAGggctgaccatccatgatattgAAATGATAGTTTTACCAATGTTTTTAGGCTATAGTGTTTCTTTACATTTCCATTGTTTCaactcatacaagtacttgggagtatggctagacagtacactgtccttctctcagcacatatcaaagctgcaggatGAAgttctagacttggtttcctctatcgtaatcgctcctctttcactacagctgccaaactaacccttcGGTGTACCATCCTAACCAAGCAAAATTACGGAGATgtcatttatagatcggcaggtaagggtgctctcgagcggctagatgttcgttcggccatcagatttgccaccaatgctccttataggacacatccctgcactctatactccactgtaaactggtcatctctgtatacccgtcgcaagacccactggttgatggttatttataaaaccctcttaggcctcac
This window contains:
- the LOC118372172 gene encoding histone acetyltransferase KAT2A, translating into MSDPAAQALQPRLHQAQSGGTAGSNAAAVGSGSGNSDPVRPGLSQQQRASQKKAQVRAFPRAKKLEKLGVFSACKASDTCKCNGWKNPQPPTATRSMDLQQQAASLSESCRSCGHALAAHVSHLENVSEEEINRLLGMVVDVENLFMSVHKEEDTDTKQVYFYLFKLLRKCILQMSQPIVEGSLGSPPFQKPNIEQGVLNFVQYKFSHLAPRERQTMFELSKMFLLCLNYWKLETPTQFRQRSQKDDGTAYKVDYTRWLCYCHVPQSNDSLPRYETTQVFGRSLLKSIFTVTRRQLLEKFRVEKDKLLPEKRTLILTHFPKFLSMLEEEIYGENSPIWEADFTMPASEGGQLGHQLVISPAAVSGSPSFSKGMNSGSSLGSLGLDAGVAEPITGEKRKLPEVLTLEDAKRIRVMGDIPMELVNEVMMTITDPAAMLGPETSLLSANAARDETARLEERRGIIEFHVIGNSLSQKSNKKILMWLVGLQNVFSHQLPRMPKEYITRLVFDPKHKTLALIKDGRVIGGICFRMFPTQGFTEIVFCAVTSNEQVKGYGTHLMNHLKEYHIKHSILYFLTYADEYAIGYFKKQGFSKDIKVTKSRYLGYIKDYEGATLMECELNPRIPYTELSHIIKRQKEIIKKLIERKQSQIRKVYPGLTCFKEGVRQIPVESIPGIRETGWKPSAKEKVKELKDPDVLYNMLKNLLAQVKTHPDAWPFMEPVKKTEAPDYYEIIRFPIDLKTMTERLKNRYYVTKKLFIADLQRVITNCREYNPPDSEYCKCANTLEKFFYFKLKEGGLIEK